A portion of the Roseovarius sp. SCSIO 43702 genome contains these proteins:
- the yihA gene encoding ribosome biogenesis GTP-binding protein YihA/YsxC: MKLPFPLAAEPDDATREAGRKLLTGDVEFLKGVVAMSGLPPGDRIEVCFAGRSNVGKSSLINALTGRRALARASNTPGRTQEVNFFTLADTHYLVDLPGYGYANAPLEVVAKWQALLKSYLAGRANLRRAFVLVDARHGVKPVDEEIMSLLDGAAVTFQTVLTKADKVKEKDRDRILEQVRGRLAAHPAAFPELMVTSAEKGWGIPTLRAAIATLD, translated from the coding sequence ATGAAACTCCCCTTCCCCCTCGCCGCCGAGCCCGACGACGCCACGCGCGAGGCGGGGCGCAAGCTTCTCACCGGCGACGTGGAGTTTCTCAAGGGCGTCGTCGCCATGTCCGGACTGCCCCCGGGCGACCGGATCGAGGTCTGCTTCGCGGGACGCTCCAATGTCGGCAAATCCAGCCTCATCAACGCGCTCACGGGCCGCCGTGCGCTGGCCCGCGCGTCCAACACGCCGGGCCGAACGCAGGAGGTGAACTTCTTCACCCTGGCCGACACCCATTACCTCGTCGACCTTCCCGGCTACGGCTATGCCAACGCGCCGCTCGAGGTGGTGGCGAAATGGCAGGCGCTGCTGAAATCCTACCTCGCGGGCCGCGCCAACCTGCGCCGCGCCTTCGTGCTGGTCGACGCGCGCCATGGCGTGAAACCGGTGGACGAGGAGATCATGTCGCTTCTCGACGGCGCCGCCGTGACGTTCCAGACCGTCCTCACCAAGGCCGACAAGGTCAAAGAAAAGGACCGCGACCGTATCCTCGAGCAGGTGCGAGGCCGCCTCGCCGCACACCCGGCCGCCTTTCCCGAACTGATGGTCACATCCGCCGAGAAGGGCTGGGGCATCCCCACCCTGCGCGCCGCCATCGCCACGCTCGACTGA
- a CDS encoding zinc-binding dehydrogenase, translating to MRAAIHESFGEPTEVLACKTTDRPEPGQGQVLVRMGFAPIHNHDLWTVRGTYGVTPDLPAIGGSEAMGVVEAAGEGVDDAMVGQRISAAGIRGAWAEYFVAEADGVLPLPDSIPDEAGAQLIAMPLSALALLEMLKAEKGDWIVQTAANGAVGKLMVTLARSRGVNLVNLVRREGAAEEMREVEAENVIDTSEDGWKTRVRELTGKAGAVSAIDAVGGQTGADLIDLLGENGELVVFGTATGEPMPIASGPMIFKQLTIRGFWAARLGQHMSDTQREKMIGELVSLAAQGDLPLDVGETHALDDVTKAMSAAQESGRGGKILLRP from the coding sequence ATGCGTGCCGCGATTCACGAGAGTTTCGGAGAGCCGACCGAGGTTCTGGCCTGCAAGACGACGGACCGCCCCGAGCCGGGACAGGGCCAGGTCCTGGTCAGGATGGGGTTCGCACCCATCCACAATCACGATCTCTGGACCGTGCGCGGCACCTATGGCGTGACGCCGGACCTGCCCGCGATCGGCGGGTCCGAGGCAATGGGCGTGGTCGAGGCCGCGGGCGAGGGGGTCGATGACGCGATGGTGGGCCAGCGGATCAGCGCCGCCGGCATTCGCGGGGCCTGGGCGGAGTATTTCGTCGCGGAGGCGGACGGTGTCCTGCCCCTGCCCGACAGCATCCCGGACGAGGCGGGGGCGCAGTTGATCGCCATGCCGCTGAGTGCGCTGGCGCTTCTCGAGATGCTGAAGGCCGAGAAGGGCGACTGGATCGTGCAGACCGCCGCGAACGGAGCGGTGGGCAAGCTGATGGTGACGCTGGCGCGGTCGCGGGGCGTCAACCTCGTGAACCTGGTCCGGCGCGAGGGCGCGGCGGAGGAAATGCGCGAGGTGGAGGCCGAGAACGTGATCGACACGAGCGAGGACGGCTGGAAAACCCGTGTGCGCGAGTTGACCGGCAAGGCGGGCGCGGTCTCGGCCATCGACGCGGTGGGCGGCCAGACGGGCGCCGACCTGATCGACCTGCTGGGCGAGAATGGCGAGTTGGTCGTGTTCGGCACCGCCACCGGGGAGCCGATGCCGATCGCCTCGGGGCCCATGATCTTCAAGCAGCTCACGATCAGGGGGTTCTGGGCGGCGCGGTTGGGTCAGCACATGAGCGACACGCAGCGCGAGAAGATGATCGGCGAATTGGTCAGCCTTGCCGCGCAGGGCGATTTGCCGCTCGACGTGGGCGAGACCCACGCGCTTGACGATGTGACGAAGGCCATGTCCGCGGCGCAGGAATCGGGGCGTGGCGGCAAGATCCTGCTGCGGCCCTGA
- the argB gene encoding acetylglutamate kinase produces MNRDWIATARTLSEALPYLQRYDGAIVVIKLGGHAMSSPEAMDTFARDVVLMQQVGVNPVIVHGGGPMINQMLEKIGIKSDFLGGKRVTDAATMEVVEMVLSGTVNKRIVQAINAQGGRAVGLSGKDGNLITCDPADATLGLVGEPAEVDPRILRTLFADGFIPVIAPLGAGRAQETYNINGDTAAGAIAAALKADRLLLLTDIDGVRGASGEMLTELTVEDIRNMIAEGVIAGGMIPKTETAIAAIEGGVRAVVILDGRAPNAPLLELFTDHGAGSRIRAS; encoded by the coding sequence ATGAACCGCGACTGGATCGCCACCGCCCGCACCCTCTCCGAGGCGCTGCCCTACCTGCAACGCTATGACGGCGCCATCGTGGTCATCAAGCTCGGCGGCCACGCCATGAGCAGCCCCGAGGCGATGGACACCTTCGCCCGCGACGTGGTGCTGATGCAACAGGTGGGCGTCAACCCGGTCATCGTTCACGGCGGCGGACCGATGATCAACCAGATGCTTGAGAAGATTGGGATAAAATCCGATTTCCTCGGTGGCAAACGCGTCACCGACGCGGCCACGATGGAGGTGGTCGAGATGGTCCTCTCGGGCACCGTCAACAAGCGGATCGTGCAGGCCATCAACGCCCAGGGCGGGCGCGCCGTGGGGCTCTCGGGCAAGGACGGGAATCTCATCACCTGCGACCCCGCCGACGCCACGCTCGGCCTCGTGGGCGAGCCCGCCGAGGTCGACCCGCGCATCCTTCGGACCCTTTTCGCCGACGGGTTCATCCCCGTCATCGCCCCCCTCGGCGCGGGGCGCGCGCAGGAGACATACAACATTAACGGTGACACCGCCGCCGGCGCCATCGCCGCCGCTCTCAAGGCCGACCGCCTTCTTTTGTTGACCGATATCGACGGCGTGCGCGGCGCAAGCGGCGAGATGCTGACCGAACTCACCGTTGAGGACATCCGAAACATGATCGCCGAAGGTGTGATCGCCGGGGGCATGATCCCCAAGACCGAAACCGCCATCGCCGCCATCGAAGGAGGGGTGCGCGCGGTGGTTATCCTCGACGGGCGCGCGCCCAACGCGCCGCTTCTGGAACTCTTTACCGATCACGGCGCCGGATCAAGAATCCGTGCGTCCTGA
- a CDS encoding sterol desaturase family protein, producing MEHEALIRVSIFLGIFAVLALIEVYAPRRARQQPRRTRWITNWGIVILSTLGLRALALAMPLLAVGAALDAEANGWGLMNQAELSLWLTVPLTVVLFDLAIWAQHLVTHKVPILWRLHRVHHADRDFDVTTAIRFHPVEIALSMLWKIGLVYLLGPPAIGIVVFEIVLNGTAMFNHANIALPPRADALLRKVIVTPDMHRVHHSIDRAEHDRNYGFALSIWDRLFGTYLAQPKDGHQAMTVGLEWQDDRPSKLGWSLWLPFRRT from the coding sequence ATGGAGCACGAAGCCCTCATCCGCGTCTCGATCTTCCTCGGCATCTTCGCCGTGCTGGCCCTGATCGAGGTCTACGCCCCCCGCCGGGCAAGGCAGCAGCCGCGACGCACCCGCTGGATCACCAACTGGGGCATCGTGATCCTCAGCACGCTGGGCCTGCGCGCGCTCGCCCTCGCCATGCCGCTCTTGGCCGTGGGCGCCGCGCTTGATGCCGAGGCGAACGGCTGGGGCCTCATGAACCAGGCCGAGCTGTCGCTTTGGCTCACCGTGCCGCTCACCGTCGTGCTCTTCGACCTGGCGATCTGGGCGCAGCATCTCGTGACACACAAGGTGCCGATCCTGTGGCGTCTGCACCGCGTGCACCATGCCGACCGCGATTTCGACGTGACGACCGCGATCCGCTTCCACCCGGTCGAGATCGCGCTGTCGATGCTCTGGAAAATCGGTCTCGTCTACCTTCTGGGGCCTCCCGCGATTGGTATCGTGGTGTTCGAGATCGTCCTCAACGGCACCGCCATGTTCAACCACGCCAATATCGCACTCCCGCCGCGCGCCGACGCGCTCCTGCGCAAGGTGATCGTCACGCCCGACATGCACCGCGTCCACCACTCGATCGACCGGGCCGAACATGACAGGAACTACGGCTTCGCGCTCTCGATCTGGGATCGGCTCTTCGGCACCTACCTCGCGCAGCCGAAAGACGGGCACCAGGCCATGACAGTCGGGCTCGAATGGCAGGACGACCGCCCCTCCAAACTCGGGTGGAGCCTATGGCTGCCGTTTCGCAGAACCTGA
- a CDS encoding ferredoxin: MAAVSQNLTFDRIADHVARDRLMVLGALHEKGDTVLLLGPGKGFWAMFRTQPEFQDGGPDPMDRWSERVITGIAQTLDAEALFPFGGPPYQPFLRWALSSGHAWSSPVGMLVHATAGMMVSFRGALRVSGEIALPPAPTASPCESCETKPCTTACPVDALSDAHFYKVDACHAYLDTLPGAICMKGGCLVRRACPISQSFVRDPAQSAFHMGYFHPS, encoded by the coding sequence ATGGCTGCCGTTTCGCAGAACCTGACCTTCGATCGCATTGCCGATCACGTCGCGCGCGACAGGCTCATGGTGCTGGGCGCGCTCCACGAGAAGGGCGACACGGTCCTGCTGCTCGGACCCGGCAAGGGATTCTGGGCGATGTTCCGCACCCAGCCCGAGTTTCAGGACGGTGGCCCCGACCCCATGGACCGCTGGTCCGAACGGGTCATCACCGGTATCGCCCAGACCCTTGATGCCGAGGCTCTTTTCCCCTTCGGCGGCCCACCGTATCAGCCGTTTCTTCGCTGGGCGCTCTCCTCGGGTCACGCGTGGTCCAGCCCGGTCGGGATGCTCGTCCACGCAACGGCGGGCATGATGGTCTCCTTCCGGGGCGCTCTGCGGGTCTCCGGCGAAATCGCGCTGCCCCCGGCCCCGACGGCCTCGCCCTGCGAAAGCTGCGAGACGAAGCCCTGCACCACCGCCTGCCCCGTGGACGCGCTCAGCGACGCGCATTTCTACAAGGTCGACGCGTGTCATGCCTATCTCGACACGCTGCCGGGCGCGATCTGCATGAAGGGCGGCTGTCTCGTGCGCCGGGCCTGTCCCATCAGCCAGAGCTTTGTCCGTGACCCGGCGCAATCGGCCTTTCACATGGGATATTTTCATCCGTCATGA
- a CDS encoding histidine phosphatase family protein produces MTPLRLVLMRHAKSSWNHPGMMDHDRPLNDRGRRSARAMGDWLRAVNHVPDQILSSTATRTRETAALLGFEIAPDFTRKLYHAGPDEMMGVLNGATARTVLMLGHNPGIAWFADMLLGRPPEHPRFADYPTCATLVAEFPADAWPDVAEGSGTALQFAVPRDLMT; encoded by the coding sequence ATGACACCGCTCCGCCTCGTCCTCATGCGCCACGCCAAGTCAAGCTGGAACCATCCCGGCATGATGGATCACGACCGCCCGCTCAATGACCGGGGCCGACGCTCGGCACGGGCGATGGGCGATTGGCTTCGTGCGGTGAACCATGTGCCGGACCAGATCCTGAGCTCCACCGCCACCCGCACCCGCGAGACCGCGGCGCTTCTCGGTTTCGAGATCGCCCCCGATTTCACGCGCAAGCTCTACCATGCCGGCCCCGACGAGATGATGGGCGTCCTCAACGGTGCCACGGCCCGCACCGTCCTGATGCTCGGCCACAATCCCGGCATCGCTTGGTTCGCGGACATGCTCCTTGGGAGACCGCCCGAACACCCGCGTTTTGCCGATTACCCCACCTGCGCCACCCTCGTCGCGGAGTTCCCCGCAGATGCGTGGCCCGATGTTGCCGAGGGCTCCGGCACCGCCCTCCAGTTCGCGGTCCCGCGCGACCTGATGACATGA
- a CDS encoding amino acid ABC transporter ATP-binding protein translates to MAETAQKMQISDEIAISIENMNKWYGSFHVLRDIDLTIYKGERIVVCGPSGSGKSTLIRCINALEEHQQGRIEVDGTVLSSDIKNIDKIRSEVGMVFQHFNLFPHLTILENCTLAPIWVRKIPKREAEETAMHFLEKVKIPEQADKYPGQLSGGQQQRVAIARSLCMKPRIMLFDEPTSALDPEMIKEVLDTMVELANEGMTMICVTHEMGFARQVANRVIFMDQGQIVEQNEPEEFFSNPQSDRTKLFLSQILGH, encoded by the coding sequence ATGGCAGAAACCGCACAGAAGATGCAGATCTCGGACGAAATCGCGATCAGCATCGAGAACATGAACAAGTGGTACGGCTCCTTCCACGTGCTGCGTGATATCGACCTGACGATCTACAAGGGCGAGAGGATCGTCGTTTGCGGACCGTCGGGCTCGGGCAAGTCGACGCTCATCCGCTGCATCAACGCGCTGGAGGAGCATCAGCAGGGCCGGATCGAGGTGGACGGCACCGTGCTGAGCTCGGACATCAAGAATATCGACAAGATCCGGTCCGAGGTCGGGATGGTGTTCCAGCACTTCAACCTATTTCCGCACCTGACGATTCTCGAGAACTGCACGCTGGCCCCGATCTGGGTGCGGAAGATCCCGAAACGGGAGGCCGAGGAAACAGCGATGCATTTCCTCGAGAAGGTGAAGATCCCCGAGCAGGCCGACAAGTATCCCGGTCAGCTTTCGGGTGGTCAGCAGCAGCGGGTCGCGATCGCGCGGTCGCTCTGCATGAAGCCGCGGATCATGCTCTTCGACGAGCCGACTTCGGCGCTCGACCCCGAGATGATCAAGGAGGTGCTCGACACGATGGTGGAGCTCGCCAACGAGGGGATGACGATGATCTGCGTCACGCACGAGATGGGATTCGCCCGGCAGGTGGCGAACCGCGTGATCTTCATGGACCAGGGTCAGATCGTCGAACAGAACGAACCGGAGGAGTTCTTCAGCAACCCTCAGAGCGATCGGACGAAGCTTTTCCTCAGCCAGATCCTGGGTCACTGA